In a genomic window of Bordetella petrii:
- the lolA gene encoding outer membrane lipoprotein chaperone LolA, whose translation MPGLRRLAATAALLVLCPMAALAADARAQLKSFVADIKSATGSFTQSTTGPQGRTQRPQSGTFAFQRPGKFKWAVSQPYEQLVVSDGQQLYQYDPDLAQVTSRKVDQAIGTSPAAILFGSGNLEQAFQVAPLPARDGLEWLRAKPRNADAGFAQVDIGMKDNLPVRVELLDAFGQTTRVELSNIQANPALPASEFRFTPPAGVDVVKM comes from the coding sequence ATGCCTGGTCTACGCCGGCTGGCCGCCACGGCCGCGCTGCTGGTGCTGTGCCCCATGGCCGCCCTGGCGGCCGACGCCCGCGCGCAATTGAAATCTTTCGTGGCCGACATTAAAAGCGCCACGGGCAGCTTTACCCAGTCCACCACGGGGCCGCAGGGCCGCACGCAGCGGCCGCAAAGCGGCACGTTCGCCTTCCAGCGGCCGGGCAAGTTCAAGTGGGCGGTCAGCCAGCCTTATGAACAGCTGGTGGTTTCCGACGGGCAGCAGTTGTACCAGTACGATCCCGACCTGGCCCAGGTCACCTCGCGCAAGGTCGACCAGGCCATCGGCACCTCGCCCGCGGCCATCTTGTTCGGATCAGGCAACTTGGAGCAGGCCTTCCAGGTAGCCCCGCTACCGGCGCGCGACGGGCTGGAATGGCTGCGCGCCAAGCCGCGCAATGCCGACGCGGGCTTTGCCCAGGTCGACATCGGCATGAAAGACAACCTGCCCGTGCGGGTAGAGCTGCTGGATGCTTTCGGCCAGACCACGCGGGTCGAGCTGTCCAACATTCAGGCCAACCCGGCATTGCCCGCCAGCGAGTTCCGCTTCACCCCCCCCGCCGGCGTCGACGTCGTCAAGATGTAG
- a CDS encoding alpha/beta fold hydrolase has product MPEHPEIARLEALVERVDVPAGPAGTVRWRRLGQGDPLVLLHGGHGSWLHWLRNIEALARHRTVWVPDMPGYLDSSPVPAPSGADDLVPLLDMLQATLDRAVGAGTAIDLAGFSFGGLVASRLAAQRPHVRRLALLGSGGHGTSRPRTLDMQQWRKAASAMQRREMLRHNLNQLMLYRHQPDDLALDVHEISCLATRFRSRTASQGDGMVRALHRYGGPALLIWGEHDVTAVARQVAPAIAAAGPGRAWRVVPEAGHWVQYEGAAMVNDLLARWFDGQPLP; this is encoded by the coding sequence GTGCCCGAGCATCCTGAAATCGCCCGGCTCGAAGCCCTGGTCGAGCGCGTCGATGTGCCGGCCGGACCGGCCGGCACCGTGCGCTGGCGCCGCCTGGGCCAGGGCGACCCGCTGGTGCTGCTGCATGGCGGGCACGGCAGCTGGCTGCACTGGCTGCGCAACATCGAGGCGCTGGCGCGGCATCGCACCGTGTGGGTGCCCGACATGCCGGGCTACCTGGATTCATCTCCCGTGCCCGCGCCGTCCGGGGCCGACGACCTGGTTCCCTTGCTCGATATGCTGCAGGCCACGCTCGACCGCGCGGTGGGCGCCGGCACGGCCATCGACCTGGCCGGGTTTTCGTTCGGCGGGCTGGTGGCGTCCCGGCTGGCCGCGCAGCGCCCGCATGTGCGCCGCCTGGCCCTGCTGGGGTCCGGCGGGCACGGTACGTCGCGGCCGCGCACGCTCGACATGCAGCAGTGGCGCAAGGCGGCGTCGGCGATGCAACGGCGCGAGATGCTGCGCCACAATCTCAATCAGCTGATGCTCTATCGGCACCAGCCCGACGATCTGGCGCTCGACGTGCACGAAATCAGCTGCCTGGCCACGCGGTTTCGCAGTCGCACGGCATCGCAGGGCGACGGCATGGTGCGGGCGCTGCACCGCTATGGCGGGCCGGCGCTGCTTATCTGGGGCGAACACGACGTGACCGCCGTGGCGCGCCAGGTGGCGCCCGCCATCGCCGCGGCCGGGCCCGGGCGCGCATGGCGCGTCGTACCCGAAGCCGGGCACTGGGTGCAGTACGAGGGCGCGGCCATGGTCAACGACCTGCTGGCGCGCTGGTTCGACGGCCAGCCGTTGCCGTAG
- a CDS encoding RidA family protein, with amino-acid sequence MSNTPSADANGIIRYGVAGGTGQGGQHMPFARAVQADGWLYVSGQVPMQDGEVVEGGIVAQSRAAIGNVLAILREAGYGPEHVVRCGVWLDDPRDFAAFNKVFKETFGDHPPARACVESRLVIDAKVEVDCVAYKKP; translated from the coding sequence ATGAGCAATACCCCTTCCGCGGACGCCAACGGCATCATCCGCTATGGCGTGGCCGGCGGCACCGGCCAGGGCGGCCAGCACATGCCGTTCGCGCGCGCCGTGCAGGCCGACGGCTGGTTGTATGTGTCGGGCCAGGTGCCCATGCAGGACGGCGAAGTGGTAGAGGGCGGCATCGTTGCGCAATCGCGCGCCGCCATCGGCAACGTGCTCGCCATTCTGCGCGAAGCCGGCTACGGCCCCGAGCATGTGGTGCGCTGCGGCGTCTGGCTGGACGATCCGCGCGATTTCGCCGCCTTCAACAAGGTATTCAAGGAAACCTTCGGCGACCATCCGCCCGCGCGGGCCTGCGTGGAATCGCGGCTGGTAATCGACGCCAAGGTCGAAGTGGACTGCGTGGCCTACAAGAAGCCGTAG
- a CDS encoding N-acyl-D-amino-acid deacylase family protein — protein sequence MYDTLIGDVLVLDGSGAAGFKADVALAGGRVAAIGRLAGAAARHRVDGTALALAPGFIDVHTHDDTNVIRTPDMLPKLSQGVTTVVVGNCGISAAPVTLRGEPPDPMNLLGGRDAFAYPTFADYTRAVDAARPTVNVAALVGHTALRSNHMDRLDRRATETEIAAMRAQLRDALRHGAIGLSTGLAYASAQHADTAEVQALAEELNAHGALYTTHLRSEFAEILEAMQEAYDIAAHARVPVIVSHLKCAGAGNWGRSGEVLASLDTAGKYLPVGCDCYPYSASSSTLDLKQVTDDFDIDITWSDPHPGMAGRKLADIAAHWGVPLREAAQRLQPAGAVYHGMHEDDVRRILAHRLTMVGSDGLPNDPLPHPRLWGAFPRVLGHYSRELGLFPLAEAVHKMTGLSAARFGLHERGLVRAGHYADLVLFDPARVADRASYVDPQQPAAGIAAVWVNGELSYRAGQLTGARAGRWLPRGGDLRAGFNAFSSIPASQEQP from the coding sequence ATGTACGACACCCTGATCGGCGACGTGCTGGTGCTGGATGGCAGCGGCGCGGCCGGTTTCAAGGCCGACGTGGCGCTGGCCGGCGGACGCGTGGCCGCCATCGGCCGGCTGGCGGGCGCCGCCGCGCGCCACCGCGTCGACGGCACCGCCCTGGCGCTGGCGCCCGGCTTCATCGACGTGCACACGCACGACGACACCAACGTCATCCGCACCCCCGACATGCTGCCCAAGCTGTCGCAAGGCGTGACGACCGTGGTGGTGGGAAACTGCGGCATCAGCGCCGCCCCGGTGACCCTGCGCGGCGAACCGCCCGACCCGATGAACCTGCTGGGGGGCCGCGATGCTTTCGCATACCCTACGTTCGCCGACTACACGCGCGCGGTGGATGCCGCGCGCCCCACGGTGAACGTGGCCGCGCTGGTGGGACACACGGCGCTGCGCAGCAATCACATGGACCGCCTGGACCGGCGCGCCACCGAGACCGAGATCGCCGCCATGCGCGCGCAGCTGCGCGATGCCCTGCGCCACGGCGCCATCGGCCTGAGCACCGGGCTGGCGTACGCCTCGGCCCAGCACGCCGACACCGCCGAAGTGCAGGCGTTGGCCGAAGAACTGAATGCCCACGGCGCGCTGTACACCACGCACCTGCGCTCCGAATTCGCCGAAATACTCGAAGCCATGCAAGAAGCCTACGACATTGCCGCGCACGCCCGCGTGCCGGTGATCGTGTCGCACCTGAAATGCGCCGGCGCCGGCAACTGGGGCCGCAGCGGCGAAGTGCTGGCCAGCCTGGACACCGCCGGAAAGTACCTGCCGGTGGGCTGCGACTGCTATCCGTACTCGGCCAGCTCGTCCACGCTGGACCTGAAGCAGGTAACTGACGACTTCGACATCGACATTACCTGGTCCGATCCGCATCCCGGCATGGCGGGCCGCAAGCTGGCCGACATCGCCGCGCACTGGGGCGTGCCGCTGCGCGAAGCCGCGCAACGCCTGCAGCCGGCCGGCGCGGTGTACCACGGCATGCACGAAGACGACGTGCGCCGCATTCTGGCGCATCGCCTGACCATGGTGGGCTCGGACGGCCTGCCCAACGACCCGCTGCCCCACCCGCGGCTGTGGGGTGCGTTCCCGCGCGTACTCGGCCACTACAGCCGCGAGCTGGGCCTGTTTCCGCTGGCCGAGGCCGTACACAAAATGACCGGACTGTCGGCGGCGCGTTTCGGGCTGCACGAACGCGGTCTGGTGCGCGCCGGCCATTACGCCGACCTGGTGCTGTTCGACCCGGCCCGCGTGGCCGATCGCGCCAGCTATGTCGACCCCCAGCAGCCCGCCGCGGGCATTGCCGCGGTATGGGTCAACGGCGAGCTCTCGTACCGGGCCGGCCAACTGACCGGCGCGCGAGCGGGCCGCTGGCTGCCGCGCGGCGGCGACCTGCGCGCCGGCTTCAACGCTTTTTCTTCAATTCCCGCATCCCAGGAGCAACCATGA
- a CDS encoding MurR/RpiR family transcriptional regulator, producing the protein MPSPRDIVYQIRSRRDALSATERKVADAILDDIAAAAGATVDQLADKAGVSIATISRFARSVGCDDTRDLKLKLAQASAVGERFLDPSTPEESTFYARLYADIEATLRAHLPRFSEALFEQAAGIVREARMTYVFGMGGASAVLSQELQSRLVRLGYAVAAYSDAVLLRMVAATLDERDVVVVLSTSGLTPEILAGTRIVKQYGARIVTLTDPASPLAGLADVVLPIHTAETDFIYKPSSSRYAMLLAIDILATELALARQEATQERLRRIKLALDEYRGGPNRLPLGD; encoded by the coding sequence ATGCCATCTCCGCGCGACATCGTCTACCAGATACGCAGCCGCCGCGACGCCCTGAGCGCCACCGAGCGCAAGGTAGCCGATGCCATCCTGGACGACATCGCGGCCGCGGCCGGCGCCACCGTAGACCAGCTGGCCGACAAGGCGGGCGTCAGCATCGCCACCATCTCGCGCTTCGCGCGCTCGGTGGGCTGCGACGACACGCGCGACCTGAAGCTCAAGCTCGCCCAGGCCAGCGCGGTGGGCGAGCGCTTCCTGGACCCCTCCACGCCCGAAGAAAGCACTTTCTACGCACGCCTGTACGCCGACATCGAGGCCACGCTGCGCGCCCACCTGCCACGCTTTTCCGAGGCGCTGTTCGAGCAGGCGGCCGGCATCGTGCGCGAAGCGCGCATGACCTACGTGTTCGGCATGGGCGGCGCCTCAGCCGTGCTGTCGCAGGAACTGCAGTCGCGCCTGGTGCGGCTGGGCTACGCCGTGGCGGCCTACAGCGATGCCGTGCTGCTGCGCATGGTGGCGGCCACGCTGGACGAGCGCGACGTGGTGGTGGTGTTGTCGACTTCCGGCCTGACGCCCGAGATCCTGGCGGGCACACGCATCGTCAAGCAGTACGGCGCGCGCATCGTGACCCTGACCGATCCGGCTTCGCCGTTGGCCGGGCTGGCCGATGTGGTGCTGCCTATCCACACCGCCGAGACCGACTTCATCTATAAGCCGTCGTCGTCGCGCTACGCGATGCTGCTGGCCATCGACATCCTGGCCACCGAACTGGCGCTGGCGCGCCAGGAAGCCACGCAGGAGCGGCTGCGCCGCATCAAGCTGGCGCTGGACGAGTACCGCGGCGGCCCCAACCGTCTGCCGTTGGGAGACTGA
- a CDS encoding ABC transporter ATP-binding protein encodes MTDTLSAEPLLRVQGLTVHFPTGAARRGQVVRAVEDVSFDVPRRAIVGLVGESGSGKTTTGRALLRLFAPTAGRILFDGTDITGLSEARMLPWRRRMQIVFQDPYASLNPRMTVAEILGEALDTHGLAQERRAARIGELLERVGLHADHRSRYPHEFSGGQRQRIGIARALAVEPDFIVADEPVSALDVSVQAQVLNLLQDLQRDLGLTMLFVAHDLAVVDYLCDEVVVMYLGRVMERGPTRRVYSQPRHPYTRALLSAAPVPDPRAPRSRILLKGEIPSPVDPPSGCVFRTRCPHAAEVCATAIPAARDLGGGHHAACARLDEISL; translated from the coding sequence ATGACCGACACCCTATCCGCCGAGCCGCTACTGCGCGTGCAGGGCCTGACCGTGCACTTTCCGACCGGCGCCGCGCGCCGGGGGCAAGTGGTGCGCGCCGTCGAGGACGTCAGCTTCGATGTGCCGCGCAGGGCCATCGTGGGGCTGGTGGGCGAATCCGGCTCGGGCAAGACCACCACCGGACGCGCGCTGCTGCGGCTTTTCGCGCCTACGGCCGGCCGCATCCTGTTCGACGGCACCGACATCACCGGACTGAGCGAGGCGCGCATGCTGCCCTGGCGGCGGCGCATGCAGATCGTGTTCCAGGACCCGTACGCCAGCCTGAACCCGCGCATGACCGTGGCCGAAATCCTGGGCGAAGCGCTGGATACTCACGGCCTGGCGCAAGAACGGCGCGCCGCCCGCATCGGCGAGCTGCTGGAGCGCGTGGGCCTGCACGCCGATCATCGCAGCCGCTACCCGCACGAATTCTCGGGCGGGCAACGCCAGCGCATCGGCATTGCCCGCGCCCTGGCGGTAGAACCCGACTTCATCGTGGCCGACGAGCCGGTGTCGGCGCTGGACGTGTCGGTGCAGGCCCAGGTGCTGAACCTGCTGCAAGACCTGCAGCGCGACCTGGGGCTGACCATGTTGTTCGTTGCGCACGACCTGGCCGTGGTGGACTACCTGTGCGACGAAGTGGTGGTGATGTACCTGGGCCGCGTCATGGAACGCGGCCCCACGCGGCGCGTGTATAGCCAGCCGCGCCACCCGTACACCCGCGCCCTGCTGTCGGCCGCGCCGGTGCCCGACCCGCGCGCGCCGCGTTCGCGTATCCTGCTCAAAGGCGAGATTCCCAGCCCGGTCGACCCGCCGTCGGGCTGCGTATTCCGCACCCGCTGCCCGCATGCCGCCGAAGTCTGCGCAACCGCCATCCCTGCCGCGCGCGATCTGGGCGGCGGACATCATGCCGCCTGCGCGCGCCTGGACGAGATCAGCTTATGA
- a CDS encoding ABC transporter ATP-binding protein codes for MSASQRDIILAVDGLKTWFHSRDGVAKSVDGVTFDLARGETLAIVGESGSGKSVTSLSIMGLLPKPAGRIEAGAIRFRDRHGALHDLARAPAATLRRIRGGEIAMIFQEPMTSLNPLYTVGDQIAEAVLQHEGGSRAAALQRARDMLERVEIPAAARRIHEYPHQMSGGMRQRVMIALALACNPSVLIADEPTTALDVTVQAQILDLLRRLQAESGMSILFVTHNLGVVAEIAHRVAVMYAGRVVEDAGVDDLFERPTHPYTRGLLSCIPTAALLASRQRLQPIPGNVPSVLDLPPGCTFAPRCALAEPACTRAVPELAAVRDAHLARCIKVTPQ; via the coding sequence ATGAGCGCCTCCCAACGAGACATCATCCTGGCGGTAGATGGCCTGAAGACCTGGTTCCACAGCCGCGACGGCGTGGCGAAGTCGGTGGACGGCGTCACCTTCGACCTGGCGCGCGGCGAAACGCTGGCCATCGTCGGCGAATCGGGCTCGGGCAAGTCGGTGACCAGCCTGTCGATCATGGGGCTGCTGCCCAAGCCGGCCGGCCGCATCGAAGCCGGCGCCATCCGCTTTCGCGACCGCCACGGCGCGCTGCACGACCTGGCCCGCGCGCCGGCCGCGACGCTGCGCCGCATTCGCGGCGGCGAGATCGCGATGATCTTCCAGGAACCCATGACCAGCCTGAACCCGCTTTACACCGTGGGCGACCAGATCGCCGAGGCAGTGCTGCAGCACGAAGGCGGCTCGCGCGCCGCGGCGCTGCAGCGCGCGCGCGACATGCTGGAGCGGGTCGAGATTCCAGCCGCGGCGCGCCGCATCCATGAATATCCGCATCAGATGTCGGGCGGCATGCGTCAGCGCGTAATGATTGCGCTGGCGCTGGCCTGTAACCCATCGGTGCTGATCGCCGACGAGCCCACCACCGCGCTGGACGTGACCGTGCAGGCGCAGATCCTGGACCTGCTGCGCCGCCTGCAGGCCGAATCCGGCATGAGCATCCTGTTCGTGACGCACAACCTGGGCGTGGTGGCGGAAATCGCGCATCGGGTAGCGGTCATGTACGCCGGCCGGGTGGTCGAAGATGCTGGCGTGGACGACTTGTTCGAACGGCCCACACACCCGTACACGCGCGGGCTGCTGTCGTGCATTCCCACGGCGGCCCTGCTGGCCTCGCGCCAGCGGCTGCAACCCATTCCCGGCAACGTGCCGAGCGTGCTCGACCTGCCGCCCGGCTGTACGTTCGCGCCGCGCTGCGCGCTGGCCGAGCCCGCCTGCACGCGTGCCGTCCCGGAACTGGCCGCGGTGCGCGACGCGCACCTGGCCCGCTGCATCAAGGTAACGCCGCAATGA
- a CDS encoding ABC transporter permease, translating to MAIAISSGPGAERWQAVRLLVARKTVLASLTVLAVLVAAAALAPWISPFDPYKLSIMNRLQAPSALHWFGTDDFGRDVFSRVIHGGRLSLLVGFLVVLLSGVLGIALGLVAGFFRGADKVVSRLIDAMMAFPDILLAIALVAALGPSLLNVVIALGIVYAPRLARIVRASTLVIRELPFVEAARALGVPTRRIVTVHVLRNLVSPILVQGTFIFAYAILAEAGLSFLGVGVSPDIPTWGTMINAGQQYMGSADWIMVFPGIAIVLSVLSLQLVGDGLRDVLDPRLRKEL from the coding sequence ATGGCGATAGCAATTTCTTCCGGGCCGGGCGCCGAGCGCTGGCAGGCCGTGCGCCTGCTGGTGGCGCGCAAGACGGTGCTGGCCAGCCTGACCGTGCTGGCGGTGCTGGTGGCGGCAGCCGCGCTGGCGCCCTGGATCAGCCCGTTCGATCCATACAAGCTCTCCATCATGAACCGCCTGCAGGCGCCCAGCGCGCTGCACTGGTTCGGCACCGACGACTTCGGCCGCGATGTGTTCAGCCGGGTCATTCACGGGGGCCGGCTGTCGCTGCTGGTGGGCTTCCTGGTGGTGCTGCTGTCGGGCGTGCTGGGCATTGCCCTGGGCCTGGTGGCGGGGTTCTTTCGCGGCGCCGACAAGGTGGTGTCGCGGCTGATCGACGCGATGATGGCCTTTCCCGATATCCTGCTGGCGATCGCGCTGGTGGCGGCATTGGGGCCATCGTTGCTGAATGTGGTCATCGCGCTGGGCATCGTGTATGCGCCGCGCCTGGCCCGCATCGTGCGCGCATCTACGCTGGTGATCCGCGAACTGCCGTTCGTCGAGGCCGCCCGCGCGCTGGGCGTGCCCACGCGGCGCATCGTTACGGTGCATGTGCTGCGTAACCTGGTTTCGCCGATTCTGGTGCAGGGCACCTTCATCTTCGCCTATGCCATCCTGGCCGAGGCGGGGCTGTCGTTCCTGGGCGTGGGCGTGTCGCCCGATATTCCCACCTGGGGCACCATGATCAACGCGGGCCAGCAGTACATGGGATCAGCCGACTGGATCATGGTGTTCCCGGGCATCGCCATCGTGCTGTCGGTGCTGTCGCTGCAGCTGGTGGGCGACGGCCTGCGCGACGTGCTGGATCCGCGCCTGCGCAAGGAACTATAG
- a CDS encoding ABC transporter permease: MLRYLFNRLAGLVAVMFLVATIVFVILRLTPGDPAAVMLGPQASQQDIDTLRARLGLDQPLPVQYATWLGQLARGDLGQSIFLDKPVLAALADRAEPTFWLTLMSLAIASAIALPVGILSAVRRGTALDQSVVTFSMFTSSVPSFWLGLLLMQIFSVRLGWLPVAGYGGPDASIATRLSHLVLPAIVLGLVNSALITRFIRASMLDVLRDDYVRTARAKGLPERKVILKHAARNALIPILTVLGLTTALLVSGAVVTETVFGLPGVGSLVVSAVLRRDYPVIQGALLVIAAIYVLINLFIDLLYLLVDPRVRY; the protein is encoded by the coding sequence GTGTTGCGCTATCTGTTCAACCGCCTGGCAGGGCTGGTGGCCGTGATGTTCCTGGTGGCCACCATCGTGTTCGTGATCCTGCGCCTGACCCCGGGCGACCCGGCCGCCGTGATGCTGGGCCCGCAAGCCAGCCAGCAGGATATCGACACCCTGCGCGCGCGCCTGGGCCTGGACCAGCCTCTGCCGGTGCAGTACGCCACCTGGCTGGGCCAACTGGCGCGCGGCGACCTGGGCCAGTCGATCTTCCTGGACAAGCCCGTGCTGGCCGCGCTGGCCGATCGCGCCGAACCGACCTTCTGGCTGACGCTGATGTCGCTGGCCATTGCCAGCGCCATCGCGCTGCCGGTTGGCATTCTTTCGGCGGTGCGCCGGGGCACGGCGCTGGACCAGTCTGTGGTGACGTTTTCCATGTTCACCTCCAGCGTGCCCAGCTTCTGGCTGGGGCTGCTGCTGATGCAGATCTTCTCTGTCAGGCTGGGCTGGCTGCCGGTGGCGGGCTATGGCGGGCCCGACGCCAGCATCGCCACGCGGCTGTCGCACCTGGTGCTGCCGGCTATCGTGCTGGGGCTGGTGAACTCGGCGCTGATCACCCGCTTCATCCGGGCCAGCATGCTGGACGTGCTGCGCGACGACTACGTGCGCACCGCGCGCGCCAAGGGCCTGCCCGAGCGCAAGGTGATCCTCAAGCACGCGGCGCGCAATGCGCTGATCCCGATACTGACGGTGTTGGGGTTGACCACCGCCCTGCTGGTCAGCGGCGCGGTAGTCACCGAAACCGTGTTCGGCCTGCCCGGCGTAGGCAGCCTGGTGGTGTCGGCGGTGCTGCGGCGCGACTACCCGGTCATCCAGGGCGCGCTGCTGGTCATTGCCGCCATCTATGTCCTGATCAACCTTTTCATCGACCTGCTGTACCTGCTGGTCGATCCGCGAGTGCGCTACTGA
- a CDS encoding ABC transporter substrate-binding protein: MNFCSLRRRGGLRGLLAVSAIGLTALAAPALGATPVKGGTIVVATIGEPPTLDPMASTADLVGILTQHIFETLYTFDAKWNATPLLAEKLPQVSDDGLTYTIALRQGITFHDGSAMDSADVVASLKRWTETASRGKQAAKLISAIEAPDAHTVRIVLKQPYAPLTALLAMNNSAAVVMPREKLATPLKEFIGTGPYQLKARVPDQYIQLTRFDGYRARDGEPDGYGGARKQYLDEIRFAPVSNANTRVESAAAGQYDYVDALPVESIAKLKNGRSDPMLLKPFGWPRLVLNTKQGIMSSLPARRAVQLALNEEDMLYAAFGNKDFYALDADLYPQGYPWATQLGGKVYNQGDAAGAKKLLDEAQVQDRTLRILTSQQYEFHYKMALVAAEYLKAAGFKVDMQVVDWATLTQRRQDPALWDIFITHSPFLPEPALIDFPSKDSPGWWDTPRRNQALDAFNQASNPEERVKRWADVQQAVFDEVPFIKVGDFNSLAAKSPALQGVQPSPWPYFWNAWKAAK, encoded by the coding sequence ATGAACTTCTGTAGCTTGCGGCGCCGTGGCGGGCTGCGCGGCCTGCTGGCCGTCAGCGCGATCGGCCTGACCGCCCTGGCGGCCCCGGCGCTGGGCGCCACGCCCGTCAAGGGCGGCACTATCGTGGTCGCCACCATCGGCGAACCGCCCACCCTGGACCCCATGGCGAGCACGGCCGATCTGGTCGGGATATTGACCCAGCACATCTTCGAAACGCTGTACACCTTCGACGCCAAGTGGAACGCTACGCCGCTGCTCGCCGAAAAACTGCCGCAGGTCAGCGACGACGGCCTCACCTATACCATTGCGCTGCGCCAAGGCATCACGTTCCATGACGGCTCGGCCATGGATTCCGCCGACGTCGTGGCCTCGCTGAAACGCTGGACCGAAACCGCCTCGCGCGGCAAGCAGGCCGCCAAGCTGATCAGCGCCATCGAGGCGCCCGACGCGCACACGGTGCGTATCGTTCTGAAGCAGCCCTATGCGCCGCTGACCGCGCTGCTGGCCATGAACAACAGTGCCGCGGTGGTGATGCCTCGGGAAAAACTGGCCACGCCCCTGAAAGAGTTCATTGGCACGGGCCCGTACCAGTTGAAGGCGCGCGTGCCCGACCAGTACATCCAGCTGACGCGCTTCGACGGCTACCGTGCACGAGACGGCGAACCCGACGGCTACGGCGGCGCGCGCAAGCAGTACCTGGACGAGATCCGCTTCGCGCCGGTCAGCAATGCCAATACGCGCGTCGAAAGCGCGGCGGCCGGTCAGTACGATTACGTGGACGCGCTGCCGGTCGAATCGATCGCCAAGCTGAAGAACGGCCGTTCGGACCCGATGCTGCTCAAGCCGTTCGGCTGGCCGCGCCTGGTGCTCAACACGAAGCAAGGCATCATGTCGAGCCTGCCCGCGCGGCGCGCCGTGCAACTGGCGCTGAACGAAGAAGACATGCTGTACGCGGCCTTCGGCAATAAAGACTTCTATGCCCTGGACGCCGACCTGTACCCGCAAGGCTACCCGTGGGCTACCCAACTGGGCGGCAAGGTGTACAACCAGGGCGATGCGGCCGGCGCCAAGAAACTACTGGACGAAGCCCAGGTGCAAGACCGCACCCTGCGCATCCTGACCAGCCAACAATACGAGTTTCACTACAAGATGGCGCTGGTGGCGGCTGAATACCTGAAGGCGGCCGGCTTCAAGGTCGACATGCAGGTGGTGGACTGGGCCACGCTGACACAACGCCGGCAAGACCCGGCCCTGTGGGATATTTTCATTACCCACAGCCCGTTCCTGCCCGAACCCGCGCTGATCGATTTCCCGTCGAAAGATTCGCCGGGCTGGTGGGATACGCCGCGCCGCAACCAGGCGCTGGACGCCTTCAACCAGGCCTCGAACCCCGAAGAGCGCGTCAAGCGCTGGGCCGACGTGCAGCAGGCGGTGTTCGACGAAGTGCCTTTCATCAAGGTGGGCGACTTCAATTCGCTGGCCGCGAAATCGCCGGCCCTGCAGGGCGTGCAGCCCTCGCCGTGGCCGTACTTCTGGAACGCCTGGAAGGCGGCCAAGTAG